One genomic region from Nostoc sphaeroides encodes:
- a CDS encoding P-loop NTPase fold protein, which translates to MKTTLNLSRFYKACNPSYTLNISNVLDRQYYIDFADVRGCKIVEELQRTIVRISPDEPTCQLFTGHIGCGKSTELQRLKTELELAGFHVVYFESSQDLDMADIDISDILLSVARQVSASLEGINIKLKGGYFTNLFKEVGDFLQSPIELSGQAELSLGIAKITAKTKDSTQARNQLRQYLEPRTNSILQAINEEILEKAVEQLKQRGQKGLVVIVDNLDRVDMRPLASGRSQPEYLFIDRGEQLRRLKCHLVYTIPLTLIFSNEYETLKNRLGGGIAPKVLPMVLVRQRDGSDYEPGMSLVRQLVLARAFPEVPLNERLLLITELFDHSQTLDRICRVSGGHIRNLLGLLYSCLQRQDPPFSKDCLEAVIKDYRDDLLLAIDESQWELLFEVVQQQRVKGESDYQSLLRSMYLFEYRDPLGRWFGISPALGETEKVLAWQQKK; encoded by the coding sequence ATGAAAACGACATTAAATTTATCACGTTTTTATAAAGCATGTAACCCAAGCTACACGCTTAATATAAGTAACGTGCTAGATCGCCAATATTACATAGATTTTGCTGATGTCCGGGGTTGCAAGATTGTCGAAGAATTGCAACGGACTATCGTTCGGATTTCTCCTGATGAGCCAACCTGCCAGTTATTTACGGGTCACATTGGCTGCGGGAAGTCAACGGAATTGCAACGCCTGAAGACAGAACTAGAATTAGCGGGATTTCATGTAGTTTACTTTGAATCCAGTCAAGACTTAGATATGGCGGATATTGATATCAGCGATATTCTGCTGAGTGTAGCCCGTCAAGTCAGTGCCAGTTTAGAAGGCATTAACATCAAACTCAAAGGTGGTTACTTTACCAATTTGTTTAAAGAAGTAGGCGATTTTTTGCAAAGCCCGATAGAGCTTTCTGGACAAGCAGAGTTGTCGTTGGGTATTGCCAAAATTACCGCTAAAACCAAAGATAGTACCCAGGCGCGGAATCAACTAAGGCAATATCTGGAACCACGTACCAATAGTATTTTGCAAGCGATTAACGAAGAAATTTTAGAAAAGGCTGTTGAACAGCTGAAGCAACGGGGTCAAAAAGGGCTGGTAGTAATTGTAGATAATTTGGATCGAGTCGATATGCGTCCCTTAGCATCGGGGCGATCGCAACCAGAATATCTTTTTATCGACCGAGGCGAACAGCTACGCCGACTCAAATGCCACTTAGTTTATACAATTCCCCTAACGTTAATTTTCTCCAATGAGTATGAGACACTAAAAAATCGCCTGGGGGGAGGAATTGCGCCAAAAGTATTACCGATGGTATTAGTGCGCCAAAGAGATGGCAGTGACTACGAACCAGGGATGTCACTAGTGCGCCAGTTAGTCTTAGCAAGAGCTTTTCCAGAAGTTCCTTTGAATGAAAGGCTTTTATTAATTACAGAATTATTCGATCACTCCCAAACTTTAGATCGGATATGTCGCGTTAGTGGTGGTCACATTCGTAATTTATTAGGTTTACTTTATAGCTGCCTGCAACGACAAGATCCACCTTTTTCTAAGGACTGCTTAGAAGCCGTGATTAAAGACTACCGCGACGATTTGCTATTAGCTATTGATGAATCCCAGTGGGAATTATTGTTTGAAGTAGTGCAGCAGCAGAGAGTTAAAGGTGAGTCTGACTACCAAAGCTTACTAAGAAGCATGTATCTGTTTGAATATCGTGATCCTCTGGGGCGCTGGTTCGGCATCAGTCCAGCCTTAGGAGAAACAGAAAAAGTTTTAGCTTGGCAACAAAAAAAGTAA
- a CDS encoding cell division protein FtsQ/DivIB, translating into MAGIISVSRTNLAQRRKKLRRQRQMRIIQAIWRTFAITGFAGGLLWMAVQPVWVLKTPKQVVMKSGNQLLSDETTQSLLVLAYPQSLWRIEPTAIANSLKKQPTIAEAIVRRRLFPPGLNIEIQERVPVAVTQTPSVQNQGTGNKKITIGLLDASGAWMPLEKYTSLNPTKKLPNLRVIGLPKQYCLYWTQLHQAVIQSPVKVMEIDCQNPANLILKTELGNVHLGVPGPQLSEQIKVLAQMRPLAAKLNSGQIEYIDLKNPEIPLVQMNQKDQKLTPKIPKNI; encoded by the coding sequence ATGGCTGGCATAATATCAGTTTCCCGCACAAATTTAGCGCAGCGTCGTAAGAAATTACGTCGGCAGAGGCAGATGAGAATTATTCAGGCTATTTGGCGAACTTTTGCCATTACCGGTTTTGCGGGTGGATTGCTGTGGATGGCAGTTCAACCAGTGTGGGTGCTAAAAACTCCCAAACAAGTGGTGATGAAATCAGGCAATCAGTTACTGTCAGATGAGACAACTCAATCCCTGTTGGTGCTAGCTTACCCCCAATCTTTGTGGCGGATTGAACCGACAGCGATCGCTAACTCTTTGAAGAAACAACCAACTATTGCCGAAGCGATCGTTAGACGCCGCTTGTTTCCTCCAGGATTAAACATCGAAATCCAAGAACGAGTCCCTGTAGCCGTGACTCAGACACCAAGTGTTCAAAATCAGGGCACTGGCAACAAAAAAATCACAATCGGCTTACTAGATGCAAGCGGGGCCTGGATGCCTTTAGAAAAATACACATCACTCAATCCCACTAAGAAATTACCCAATCTCAGAGTCATTGGATTGCCCAAACAATACTGCCTCTACTGGACTCAACTTCATCAAGCTGTAATTCAAAGTCCCGTCAAGGTAATGGAAATTGATTGCCAAAATCCAGCGAATTTAATTTTGAAAACAGAACTAGGAAATGTGCATCTCGGTGTTCCAGGCCCCCAGTTGTCTGAACAAATTAAAGTACTCGCCCAAATGCGTCCTTTAGCAGCAAAACTTAATTCTGGCCAAATAGAGTATATTGATCTGAAAAATCCCGAAATTCCATTAGTACAGATGAACCAAAAAGACCAAAAATTAACTCCCAAAATCCCTAAAAACATCTAG
- the ftsZ gene encoding cell division protein FtsZ, whose translation MTLDNNQGLNYKNSQSTGQPGFSLAVNSTNPFNNSGLNFGQNHDNKKISAENSRIGEIVPGRVANIKVIGVGGGGGNAVNRMIESDVSGVEFWSINTDAQALTLAGAPSRLQIGQKLTRGLGAGGNPAIGQKAAEESRDEIATALEGADLVFITAGMGGGTGTGAAPIVAEVAKEMGALTVGVVTRPFVFEGRRRTSQAEEGIQGLKSRVDTLIIIPNNKLLEVIPEQTPVQEAFRYADDVLRQGVQGISDIITIPGLVNVDFADVRAVMADAGSALMGIGVSSGKSRAREAAIAAISSPLLECSIEGARGVVFNITGGTDLTLHEVNAAAEAIYEVVDPNANIIFGAVIDDRLQGEVRITVIATGFTGEIQAVQQQSVANVRVAPNTSKRPTQQPAVNPQTSSPTPTPTPTPIPEPKEKPGLDIPDFLRNRRTPRN comes from the coding sequence ATGACACTTGATAATAACCAAGGACTTAACTATAAAAATTCCCAATCTACGGGACAGCCGGGGTTCTCTCTGGCAGTTAACTCGACCAATCCCTTTAATAATTCTGGGTTGAACTTCGGACAAAATCACGATAATAAGAAGATTTCTGCGGAAAATAGCCGAATTGGCGAGATTGTTCCTGGGCGGGTTGCCAACATCAAAGTGATTGGTGTAGGTGGTGGCGGTGGCAATGCCGTTAACCGCATGATCGAATCTGATGTCTCTGGGGTAGAGTTTTGGTCAATTAACACTGATGCCCAAGCTCTTACCTTAGCTGGCGCTCCCAGTAGATTGCAAATTGGACAGAAGCTAACACGGGGTTTAGGAGCAGGTGGTAATCCTGCTATCGGTCAAAAGGCAGCAGAGGAATCACGAGACGAAATTGCTACAGCTTTAGAGGGTGCAGACCTAGTATTTATCACGGCTGGGATGGGCGGTGGCACTGGGACAGGTGCAGCGCCGATAGTGGCAGAAGTAGCCAAAGAAATGGGCGCTCTGACTGTTGGTGTAGTCACACGTCCATTTGTCTTTGAGGGACGCCGCCGTACCAGCCAAGCCGAAGAAGGTATTCAAGGACTAAAAAGTAGAGTAGATACACTGATCATTATCCCCAACAACAAACTGCTGGAAGTGATCCCCGAACAAACACCTGTGCAAGAAGCTTTTCGTTATGCAGATGATGTACTGCGTCAAGGGGTGCAAGGTATTTCTGATATCATCACGATCCCCGGATTGGTAAACGTTGACTTTGCTGATGTTCGAGCGGTAATGGCAGATGCGGGATCGGCATTGATGGGAATTGGCGTTAGCTCTGGAAAATCTAGAGCCAGAGAAGCTGCGATCGCAGCTATTTCTTCACCACTACTAGAATGTTCTATTGAAGGTGCCAGAGGGGTTGTCTTTAATATTACAGGTGGTACTGACCTGACTTTGCATGAAGTAAATGCAGCCGCAGAAGCAATCTATGAGGTAGTTGATCCCAACGCCAATATTATTTTTGGAGCTGTAATTGATGACAGACTCCAAGGTGAGGTAAGAATTACTGTAATTGCCACCGGATTTACAGGTGAAATACAAGCTGTGCAACAACAAAGCGTGGCTAACGTTCGAGTAGCACCTAATACCTCGAAGCGACCAACACAGCAACCCGCAGTTAATCCCCAAACCTCATCTCCAACTCCAACTCCAACTCCAACTCCAATTCCAGAACCAAAAGAAAAACCTGGATTGGACATACCTGATTTCCTAAGAAACCGACGTACACCAAGGAATTAA
- the gshB gene encoding glutathione synthase — translation MKLAFIIDPIHLLDPCHDTSVALIEAAQILGHEVWITQVNLLSVVESKAWAFLQRVEVVPVQLVERRWVAANPWYKLSDSCLTSLETMDAVFMRTDPPVNDSYLYATYILDYIDQNKTLVINSPRGIRGANEKMYALQFTKAIPETIVSADKELIRQFVEAKGAAILKPLGNKAGEGILFLQSGDRNFNSIVELSTLQGRVPVMVQTYLPEAKAGDKRIILLNGEPIGALNRLSSGTDFRNNMATGGTVAQTEITPREDEICTQVAEQLRQDGLIFVGIDVIGGYLTEVNVTSPTGIREIDRLDGTHLGHQVIQWIEQNLKSKK, via the coding sequence GTGAAACTGGCTTTTATCATTGATCCCATCCATCTGCTTGACCCGTGTCATGATACCAGTGTTGCCCTAATTGAAGCAGCGCAAATCCTGGGACACGAAGTTTGGATAACTCAGGTAAATCTGCTGAGTGTGGTGGAAAGCAAAGCTTGGGCTTTCCTACAGCGAGTTGAAGTTGTACCAGTGCAGTTGGTAGAGAGACGGTGGGTAGCGGCGAATCCTTGGTATAAGTTGAGCGATTCTTGCTTAACTTCTTTAGAGACAATGGACGCCGTATTTATGCGGACAGATCCACCTGTCAATGATTCCTACCTCTATGCCACCTACATTCTGGATTACATTGACCAAAATAAAACCCTGGTAATTAATAGTCCTAGAGGCATCCGAGGGGCAAATGAAAAAATGTACGCCCTCCAGTTTACCAAAGCGATTCCAGAAACGATTGTCAGTGCTGATAAGGAGTTGATTCGGCAATTTGTGGAAGCAAAGGGGGCAGCAATTCTCAAACCACTAGGTAACAAAGCTGGAGAAGGTATTTTATTTTTGCAATCAGGCGATCGCAATTTTAACTCTATTGTCGAACTCAGTACCCTCCAAGGTCGAGTGCCTGTAATGGTGCAAACCTATTTACCGGAGGCAAAAGCAGGAGATAAGCGAATTATCCTACTCAATGGCGAACCAATTGGTGCGCTCAATCGCCTCTCTAGTGGAACTGATTTTCGCAATAATATGGCAACTGGTGGTACAGTCGCTCAAACCGAAATTACCCCAAGAGAGGATGAAATTTGTACCCAAGTAGCCGAACAGTTACGCCAAGACGGCTTAATTTTTGTGGGTATTGATGTTATTGGTGGCTACTTAACTGAAGTTAACGTCACTAGTCCTACTGGAATTCGTGAGATTGATCGCTTAGATGGGACTCACCTTGGCCATCAGGTCATTCAATGGATTGAACAGAATTTAAAAAGCAAAAAATAA
- the grxC gene encoding glutaredoxin 3, whose product MAAKVEIYTWRTCPFCIRAKSLLKNKGVEFIEYSIDGDEAARNKMAQRANGRRSLPQIFINDDHIGGCDDIHALDNQGKLDELLTSSNSL is encoded by the coding sequence ATGGCTGCCAAAGTAGAAATTTACACTTGGAGGACTTGCCCCTTTTGCATTCGTGCCAAAAGTTTGCTGAAGAACAAAGGGGTTGAATTTATCGAATACAGCATTGATGGAGATGAGGCAGCCAGAAATAAAATGGCTCAAAGAGCAAATGGACGGCGTTCTTTACCGCAAATTTTCATAAATGATGATCATATTGGTGGTTGTGATGATATCCACGCTTTAGACAATCAAGGCAAGCTAGATGAGCTACTAACTTCTAGCAATAGCCTGTAG
- the hflX gene encoding GTPase HflX: MCAYINRRGQVIRVGVGTPRQTQIPPLELPRYGAERLSGIRCIATHLKAEPPNEAALTAMALQRLDALVVLNITGTGFTRRGGGATGYVKEAYLAHLTPQDSRTLIASPAAVKVEESQFGFAHNKQIQSPSWNISPPLDLDDLADQDLVDLVENLEAEFQREFIAQEVDSDHDRVLIVGLMTSEITPLQFQDTLVELARLVDTAGGDVLQTIQQKRSRVHPQTVVGEGKVQEIALTAQTLGVNLVVFNRDLSPSQVRNLEMQIGIRVVDRTEVILDIFAQRAQSRAGKLQVELAQLEYMQPRLAGRGRTMSRLGGGIGTRGPGETKLETERRAIGQRISRLQKEVDQLQAHRSRLRQRRQHREVPSVALVGYTNAGKSTLLNALTNAEVYTADQLFATLDPTTRRLVIPHGEADDKPQEILITDTVGFIHELPASLMDAFRATLEEVTEADALLHLVDLSHPAWLRHIRSVREILAQMPITPGPALVVFNKIDQADSETLALAREEFPLAVFISASQRLGLETLRQRLAQLIEYAVDSR; encoded by the coding sequence GTGTGCGCCTACATCAACCGTCGCGGACAAGTGATTCGCGTCGGGGTAGGCACACCGCGTCAAACACAAATACCACCCCTAGAATTGCCCCGTTACGGTGCAGAACGACTCAGTGGTATTCGTTGCATCGCCACCCATCTCAAGGCAGAACCGCCCAATGAAGCGGCACTCACGGCTATGGCACTGCAACGCTTAGATGCCCTAGTTGTCCTAAATATTACCGGAACGGGATTTACACGACGGGGAGGCGGTGCGACTGGGTATGTGAAAGAAGCTTATCTAGCTCATCTGACACCCCAAGACTCTCGCACTCTGATTGCTAGTCCTGCTGCTGTCAAAGTAGAGGAAAGCCAATTCGGCTTCGCTCATAATAAACAAATCCAATCCCCAAGCTGGAATATATCGCCACCTCTGGACTTGGATGATCTGGCAGACCAGGATTTAGTAGACTTGGTAGAAAATCTGGAAGCGGAATTCCAGCGCGAATTTATCGCCCAGGAAGTAGATTCTGACCACGATCGCGTGCTAATTGTAGGGCTGATGACCAGTGAAATAACTCCCCTACAATTCCAAGATACCCTAGTAGAATTGGCGCGTTTAGTTGATACTGCTGGGGGAGATGTATTACAGACAATACAACAAAAGCGATCGCGCGTTCATCCCCAGACGGTAGTTGGCGAAGGTAAGGTGCAAGAAATTGCCCTAACTGCCCAAACACTAGGAGTTAATCTCGTCGTCTTTAACCGCGACCTCTCACCCTCCCAAGTCCGCAACTTAGAAATGCAAATTGGTATCCGGGTGGTTGACCGCACCGAAGTAATTTTGGATATCTTTGCTCAACGCGCTCAGTCCCGTGCCGGTAAGTTGCAAGTAGAACTAGCACAGTTAGAATACATGCAACCGCGACTCGCTGGTAGAGGTCGCACCATGTCCCGATTGGGTGGTGGTATTGGGACTCGTGGCCCTGGTGAAACCAAACTGGAAACTGAACGCCGTGCAATTGGGCAGCGCATTTCCCGACTGCAAAAAGAAGTAGACCAGTTGCAAGCCCATCGTTCGCGGTTACGCCAACGACGACAGCATCGAGAAGTTCCATCAGTGGCTCTGGTTGGATATACTAACGCTGGCAAGTCTACTTTGCTGAATGCTCTCACGAATGCAGAAGTTTATACAGCCGACCAGCTATTTGCCACTCTCGATCCTACTACCCGCCGTTTGGTAATTCCTCATGGCGAAGCTGATGATAAACCTCAAGAAATTCTGATTACAGATACAGTAGGGTTCATACACGAATTACCTGCATCATTAATGGATGCCTTCCGCGCCACCTTGGAGGAAGTCACAGAAGCTGATGCCCTACTACATTTGGTGGATTTGTCTCATCCGGCTTGGTTGCGTCATATTCGCTCAGTTAGAGAAATCTTGGCGCAAATGCCCATAACTCCTGGCCCCGCGCTAGTTGTTTTTAACAAGATTGATCAAGCCGATAGTGAGACACTAGCTTTAGCTAGAGAAGAATTTCCCCTAGCGGTGTTTATTTCTGCGAGTCAGCGCTTGGGATTAGAAACCTTACGCCAGCGTCTTGCCCAACTAATTGAATATGCCGTTGACTCTCGGTAA
- a CDS encoding tetratricopeptide repeat protein produces the protein MNPNLSDWDDDLPPEPEEAYQDLLRALKRKSGFGLFFVQCTPGEADKFIVKLPQEIPQKKIAVLRFVEAIDNLYQPVAEFVKDKQVDILLIKGLEYSLYKYEKRSFGEITEGQFSNLTSVPHILNHLNQQRERFRDDFPISFVFLLRSFSINYFIHRAPDFFDWRSGVFELPTTPEVVEQESNRLLLEGDYEEYLKLSAEQKIEKVLEIQELLIDKHQPDNQKPPLLFELGNLLLTASEYEAAITSYDQGLKFKPDDQEAWYNRGNALRNLGRNEEAIASYDQGLKFKPDDYKAWNNRGIALRNLGRNEEAITSYDQALKFKPDDYKAWKNRGTPLNDLGRNEEAIASYDQALKFKPDYDDAWKNRGNALFNLRRFEEAITSYDQALKIKQDDYEAWYYQAAALMKLGRWREGNSSISKLIEINPDFAREMFNIQNKRILTSLLRKLGLQKLAKIGTNLLTRIGFRR, from the coding sequence ATGAACCCAAATTTAAGTGATTGGGATGATGATTTACCCCCAGAACCAGAAGAAGCTTATCAAGACTTGCTTCGCGCACTGAAGCGAAAATCAGGATTTGGTTTGTTTTTTGTCCAATGTACACCTGGGGAAGCAGACAAGTTTATTGTCAAACTTCCCCAGGAGATTCCGCAGAAAAAGATTGCAGTTTTGCGCTTTGTCGAGGCGATTGATAATTTATATCAGCCAGTAGCAGAGTTTGTTAAAGACAAGCAAGTTGATATTTTATTAATTAAGGGTCTTGAATATTCTTTATATAAATATGAAAAAAGAAGTTTTGGGGAAATTACAGAAGGACAATTTAGCAATTTAACTAGTGTTCCGCATATTTTAAATCACTTAAACCAACAGCGAGAACGCTTTAGAGATGATTTCCCAATTAGCTTTGTTTTTCTTTTGCGTTCATTTTCGATCAACTATTTTATTCATCGCGCCCCAGATTTTTTTGATTGGCGTTCTGGGGTGTTTGAATTACCGACAACGCCAGAAGTGGTAGAACAAGAATCAAATCGTCTGCTGTTGGAAGGAGACTATGAGGAATATTTAAAACTTAGCGCCGAACAAAAAATTGAGAAAGTCTTGGAAATTCAAGAGTTGCTGATCGACAAACATCAGCCAGATAATCAGAAGCCACCTTTACTATTTGAACTGGGAAATTTATTGCTTACTGCTAGTGAATACGAAGCAGCGATCACATCCTACGACCAAGGACTGAAATTTAAACCGGATGACCAGGAAGCTTGGTACAATCGGGGCAATGCGCTACGCAATTTAGGACGCAATGAAGAAGCGATCGCATCCTATGACCAAGGACTGAAATTTAAACCGGATGACTACAAAGCTTGGAACAATCGGGGCATTGCGCTACGCAATTTAGGACGCAATGAAGAAGCAATCACATCCTACGACCAAGCACTTAAATTTAAACCAGATGACTACAAAGCTTGGAAGAATCGGGGCACTCCGCTAAATGATCTAGGACGCAATGAAGAAGCGATCGCATCCTATGACCAAGCACTGAAATTTAAACCTGATTACGACGATGCCTGGAAGAATCGAGGCAATGCGCTATTTAATTTAAGACGCTTTGAAGAAGCGATCACATCCTACGATCAAGCGCTGAAAATTAAACAAGATGACTACGAAGCTTGGTATTATCAGGCGGCTGCATTAATGAAACTAGGTCGCTGGAGAGAAGGAAATAGTAGTATTAGCAAGTTGATTGAAATTAATCCAGATTTTGCAAGAGAAATGTTTAATATCCAGAATAAACGAATTCTCACTAGTTTACTGCGAAAATTGGGATTGCAAAAATTAGCTAAAATTGGGACAAATTTATTGACAAGGATTGGATTTAGGCGCTAA
- a CDS encoding AAA family ATPase codes for MVNSTDLLANLYNAFNPFEPLPAGDPKYVDCQDVRGDADILQELGNRMQLANTNTCQLYSGHRGAGKSTELLRLKKYLENRKFYVVYFAADEEDIDSEDAQYTDILLACTRRLLKDLKGIASPRPILDWLKDRWVDLKDLALTPIEFEKMAVEVQLAQFAKLTANLRAVPELRQKIRQKIDPHTVTLIQVLNEFLVDAKQHLPNGYNKLAVIVDNLDRMVLVKDGDGRTNYEEVFLDRSEQLQALDCHLIYTVPISMVYSTRATDLRDIYGDPQILPMIMVNTLKGKVYQPGLKKVKEVIKKRVRQIAPELSLETEIFDSPQTLDRLCLMSGGHVRNLLLLTQDAFGRTEELPVSEKAVRRAITQARDTYRRAVENHQWCLLAEVSCSKRIINDDLYRSLMYNRCLLEYRYLDDDGEMQRWYDIHPLIQGIPEFKEAVAKLS; via the coding sequence ATGGTTAATAGTACTGACTTACTCGCAAACCTCTACAACGCCTTTAACCCCTTTGAACCCTTACCCGCAGGTGATCCAAAATATGTAGATTGTCAGGATGTGCGGGGAGATGCCGATATTTTGCAAGAGTTGGGAAATCGGATGCAATTGGCAAATACAAATACTTGCCAATTGTATTCTGGTCATCGGGGTGCGGGGAAGTCTACAGAATTACTCAGGTTAAAGAAGTATTTAGAAAATCGGAAATTTTATGTAGTCTATTTTGCGGCTGATGAAGAGGATATCGATTCTGAAGATGCCCAATATACAGATATTCTCCTCGCCTGTACCCGCCGTTTGCTCAAAGATTTAAAAGGAATTGCCAGCCCTCGTCCAATACTAGACTGGTTGAAAGATCGTTGGGTAGATTTAAAAGATTTGGCGCTGACTCCCATAGAGTTTGAGAAGATGGCTGTAGAAGTGCAGCTTGCTCAATTCGCCAAGTTGACCGCAAATTTAAGAGCTGTTCCTGAATTACGCCAGAAGATTCGCCAAAAAATTGATCCTCACACCGTCACTTTAATTCAGGTGTTAAATGAGTTTCTCGTGGATGCAAAACAGCACTTACCTAATGGCTACAATAAACTGGCGGTAATTGTCGATAATTTAGACCGGATGGTGTTAGTCAAAGACGGTGATGGTCGCACCAACTATGAGGAAGTCTTTTTAGACCGTAGCGAACAACTCCAAGCTTTAGATTGCCATTTGATTTACACTGTCCCCATTTCAATGGTCTATTCTACCAGGGCAACAGACCTCAGAGATATCTACGGCGACCCCCAAATTTTGCCGATGATTATGGTAAACACTCTCAAGGGGAAAGTTTATCAGCCAGGACTCAAGAAAGTTAAGGAAGTAATTAAGAAGCGAGTCCGGCAAATTGCACCGGAATTATCACTAGAAACGGAAATTTTCGACAGTCCCCAAACCTTAGACAGACTTTGTTTAATGAGTGGAGGTCATGTGAGGAATTTGCTATTGTTAACTCAAGATGCCTTTGGACGCACTGAAGAATTACCTGTTTCAGAAAAGGCGGTGCGACGAGCAATTACTCAAGCCAGAGATACTTATCGCCGCGCTGTGGAAAATCATCAATGGTGTCTGTTAGCGGAAGTGTCTTGTTCTAAGCGCATTATTAATGATGACTTGTATCGGAGTTTGATGTATAATCGCTGTCTTTTAGAATACCGCTATTTGGATGATGATGGAGAGATGCAGCGTTGGTATGATATTCATCCATTGATTCAAGGAATTCCAGAATTTAAAGAAGCCGTAGCGAAACTTTCATGA
- the cofG gene encoding 7,8-didemethyl-8-hydroxy-5-deazariboflavin synthase subunit CofG yields MPINNSRLVTYSPAYTIVPTYECFNRCSYCNFRSEPGKSPWMSLSDAESILKPLQNEKVCEILILSGEVHPHSPRREAWFKRIYDLCELALSMGFLPHTNAGPLSFEEMQKLKRVNVSMGLMLEQLTPTLLNSVHRHAPSKLPEIRLQQLQWAGELQIPFTTGLLLGIGETVNDCWETLEAISQLHQRYHHIQEVILQPHSPGHQQTFDAPPFNPHQLPEVIFRARQILPPDITIQIPPNLVKDNQWLLACIEAGARDLGGIGPKDEVNPDYPHVQEQALREILQPAGWELVARLPIYPQFDSWLSGELQPAVKHWRKTRPLAKKSP; encoded by the coding sequence ATGCCAATTAATAATTCTCGTCTTGTCACCTACAGCCCTGCTTATACAATCGTTCCTACTTACGAGTGCTTTAATCGGTGTAGCTACTGCAACTTTCGCAGCGAACCGGGTAAAAGTCCCTGGATGAGTCTTTCAGATGCAGAAAGTATTTTAAAGCCACTTCAAAACGAAAAAGTCTGTGAAATTCTCATCCTTAGCGGTGAAGTACATCCCCATTCGCCAAGGCGTGAGGCGTGGTTTAAGCGGATTTATGATTTGTGTGAATTAGCGCTTTCAATGGGGTTTTTACCGCATACCAATGCGGGGCCATTAAGTTTTGAGGAAATGCAAAAGCTTAAGCGTGTAAATGTTTCGATGGGGCTGATGTTGGAACAGTTAACGCCAACATTGTTAAATAGTGTACATCGGCACGCACCGAGTAAATTACCAGAAATTCGTTTACAACAATTGCAATGGGCGGGAGAGTTACAGATTCCCTTTACAACGGGGTTGCTGTTGGGAATTGGGGAAACTGTAAATGATTGCTGGGAAACCTTGGAAGCTATATCTCAACTGCATCAACGTTATCACCATATTCAAGAAGTTATCCTGCAACCTCATAGTCCAGGACATCAGCAAACTTTTGATGCACCACCTTTTAACCCTCATCAATTACCAGAAGTAATTTTTAGGGCGCGTCAGATTTTACCGCCAGATATTACTATTCAAATTCCGCCGAATTTAGTTAAAGATAACCAATGGTTACTCGCTTGTATCGAAGCTGGTGCGCGAGATTTGGGTGGAATTGGGCCAAAAGATGAAGTGAATCCCGATTATCCTCATGTTCAGGAACAGGCATTAAGAGAAATTTTACAACCTGCGGGGTGGGAATTGGTGGCGCGTTTACCAATTTATCCGCAATTTGATAGCTGGTTATCGGGGGAATTGCAACCAGCAGTGAAGCACTGGCGAAAAACTAGACCTCTTGCAAAAAAAAGCCCCTAA